A stretch of Eschrichtius robustus isolate mEscRob2 chromosome 6, mEscRob2.pri, whole genome shotgun sequence DNA encodes these proteins:
- the LOC137766685 gene encoding ubiquitin carboxyl-terminal hydrolase 17-like protein 6 yields MADGSVPGCHLQTDCLQEGGIVVLLEHQMENLVDLVCRDVEAASLDWGDECLFQFDIFPKLHSPQPSATAVDAHWGSPRPEEPSPPSQMVWCSQRGDLTPVSAGLACAQKLLLPWRLPFVVGAGLQNVGNTCYMNAALQCLTHTPPLASSMLSQQHSTVCPNQTFCMLCAMQTHITRALLHPGEVIRPRKDLVASFHRHKQEDAHEFLMFTLDAMQQACLSAHELLGHPSEDTTLVHRIFGGSWRCQIQCLHCLGVSDTLDPYLDITLDITAAQSVVQALNELVKPEKLDGENAYHCSVCLKKVPATKRLTLHSASQVLIVVLKRFTEVTGVKMVQKVHYPEYLDLRPYVSEQKAGPLDYALYAVLVHAGWSGHQGHYFCYVKAGNGQWYKVDDAMVTACDVTSALSQSAYVLFYVQNSALEGDSGGVSPGGARTPLGAEPTCTMAAHREPERDVSIGVPGSEEPLEGTDVQEVSLEQWRRLQAPNRPKPEFNLRKIESALPADAVVIHPSNYEGGMSTKLCEQENYQFNRASGDTAPQRPINIGSNIPCLSRRARASKKKNKKKQRSVGALQKGLMHILADTHTSN; encoded by the coding sequence ATGGCTGATGGGAGTGTCCCAGGCTGTCACTTGCAGACCGACTGTCTCCAGGAAGGAGGCATCGTTGTGCTGCTGGAGCACCAGATGGAAAATCTTGTGGACCTTGTTTGCAGAGACGTGGAGGCTGCTTCTCTCGACTGGGGAGATGAGTGTCTATTTCAGTTCGACATCTTTCCCAAACTCCACTCTCCTCAGCCAAGTGCCACTGCTGTTGATGCCCACTGGGGGTCCCCTCGACCTGAGGAGCCGTCCCCGCCATCCCAGATGGTTTGGTGCAGTCAGCGCGGTGACTTGACTccagtgtcagcagggctggcttGTGCCCAGAAACTTCTCCTGCCTTGGAGGTTACCGTTTGTGGTGGGAGCCGGACTTCAGAATGTGGGGAACACCTGCTACATGAATGCAGCGCTGCAGTGTCTGACCCACACACCACCCCTGGCCAGCTCGATGCTGTCCCAGCAGCACTCAACAGTCTGTCCTAACCAGACCTTCTGCATGCTGTGTGCTATGCAAACTCACATTACCCGAGCCCTTCTTCATCCTGGAGAGGTGATCCGGCCCCGGAAGGATCTGGTCGCTAGCTTCCACAGACACAAGCAGGAAGATGCCCACGAGTTTCTGATGTTCACTCTGGATGCCATGCAACAAGCATGCTTGAGTGCACACGAGCTGTTAGGCCATCCCTCCGAGGACACCACCCTCGTCCATCGAATCTTTGGCGGGTCTTGGAGATGTCAGATCCAGTGTCTCCACTGCCTCGGGGTTTCAGACACTCTCGACCCTTACCTGGACATCACCCTGGATATCACGGCAGCTCAGAGTGTGGTACAAGCTTTGAACGAGTTGGTGAAGCCCGAGAAGCTGGACGGCGAAAATGCCTATCATTGCAGTGTTTGTCTCAAGAAGGTGCCTGCCACCAAGAGATTGACTTTGCACAGTGCCTCCCAGGTCCTCATCGTTGTGCTGAAACGGTTCACAGAGGTCACAGGAGTCAAAATGGTTCAGAAAGTGCACTATCCCGAGTACCTCGACTTGCGACCGTACGTGTCTGAGCAGAAGGCAGGGCCATTAGATTATGCGCTCTATGCTGTGCTGGTGCACGCCGGGTGGAGTGGTCACCAAGGACACTACTTTTGTTATGTCAAAGCTGGAAACGGCCAGTGGTATAAAGTGGACGATGCCATGGTAACAGCCTGTGATGTGACTTCTGCCCTGAGCCAAAGTGCCTATGTCCTCTTTTACGTCCAGAATAGTGCACTGGAAGGAGACAGTGGGGGAGTGTCACCAGGAGGGGCACGGACACCCCTGGGGGCTGAGCCCACATGCACCATGGCGGCCCACAGGGAGCCTGAAAGAGATGTCAGCATCGGAGTTCCTGGGTCGGAGGAGCCCCTGGAGGGAACAGACGTTCAAGAAGTCAGCTTAGAGCAGTGGAGACGCCTCCAGGCACCCAACCGACCTAAGCCTGAGTTCAACCTCAGGAAGATCGAGTCTGCCTTGCCTGCCGATGCAGTCGTGATTCACCCATCGAACTATGAAGGTGGGATGAGCACAAAGCTGTGTGAGCAAGAGAACTACCAGTTCAACCGTGCCAGCGGGGACACTGCACCCCAGAGGCCAATAAACATCGGCAGCAACATCCCTTGTCTCAGCAGGAGAGCCAGAGCCtccaagaaaaagaacaagaagaagcAGAGGTCTGTGGGTGCACTGCAGAAAGGTCTGATGCACATCCTTGCAGACACCCACACATCCAACTGA